One window of bacterium genomic DNA carries:
- the lptG gene encoding LPS export ABC transporter permease LptG, with the protein MDTDYWSLYYAKLMILDRYLIKEAIPNFLIALLVFTFVMLMNQILVLAEILITKGVDFVLIFLIIFYSLPALTVLTIPMSLLLGILLSFGRLNSDSEITVLRASGVSFYRLMVPILVLALAGWIVCGYLMHRTVPWANYSFSRLVFKIATTNPTSEFKPRIFYNQFRNMLLYIQDIPSKDQIWKGVFIFDESQPNKARVVLAREGVVRKKETGNEDLEIKLEDGSWHEVDTQLPQDYTFVFFNQNVLPLPQRGQFNLELPKNDRELTVPELKAMVNSYKQKKFPTNFLEVEIYKKYSIPFACMVFAFLAVTLGVTSQKGSRSSAYAISIGIILLYYVLLIGGERMGDAGRVSPWLAAWGANIVLGSLGLVLFLKANSVALRKFSQSFHFFTLRRIQRPVLHNPGRRRVRVVIRIPRYSLSLFNLLDKYIVREFLKNFLLILIALVLIAELIEATQLVDDLFRHNSPVSLLFQYLKFNIPQWIFYVVPVTALTTTLVTFGLFTKNSEVIAMKSSGISLYRIALPVVIVAMFLSVFAYWLQDFILPLTNKIAHNYKDALKGNPRQSFTTTERHWIAGADGFYNYDLFDIQKGRMFGFSIYQMDLEEFSIVRRIYAREAFYKDEQWHLQNGWQRTFKGTKVQYGTFKKLQISLPVSPEFFTTEQQLPSEMNFAELKNYISKMKVRGYDFVRFAVDLQAKLSFPTVSLILTLIAVPFSFTTGKRGALFGIGLSIVMGIVFWFFLALTKSLGYLEILNPFLAAWAPNILATMLALYLLFKLRT; encoded by the coding sequence GTGGACACTGATTACTGGTCACTATATTATGCAAAACTCATGATTCTGGACCGGTATCTCATCAAAGAAGCGATTCCCAATTTCCTGATTGCATTGCTGGTTTTTACGTTCGTAATGCTGATGAATCAGATCCTGGTACTGGCTGAAATTCTGATTACGAAAGGAGTGGATTTCGTCCTTATCTTCCTCATTATTTTTTACAGCCTTCCGGCTCTGACCGTGCTCACGATACCAATGTCATTGCTGTTGGGAATTCTGTTGAGCTTTGGAAGGCTCAACAGTGACAGCGAAATTACCGTCTTGCGCGCGAGTGGCGTCAGTTTTTACCGTTTGATGGTCCCGATACTGGTGCTGGCTCTGGCCGGATGGATCGTGTGCGGATACTTAATGCACAGGACGGTGCCATGGGCTAACTATTCATTCAGCCGGCTGGTATTCAAGATTGCCACAACGAATCCCACAAGTGAATTCAAACCTCGCATTTTTTACAACCAGTTCCGGAACATGCTCCTCTATATCCAGGATATTCCCAGCAAAGACCAGATTTGGAAAGGGGTCTTTATTTTTGATGAAAGCCAGCCGAATAAAGCTCGCGTCGTCCTTGCGCGCGAAGGTGTCGTACGGAAAAAGGAAACTGGGAATGAGGACCTTGAAATCAAGCTTGAGGATGGGAGCTGGCATGAAGTGGATACGCAACTGCCGCAAGATTACACGTTTGTGTTTTTTAACCAGAACGTTTTGCCTCTGCCACAACGAGGCCAGTTCAATCTCGAACTCCCCAAGAATGATCGCGAACTTACAGTTCCAGAATTGAAGGCGATGGTAAATAGCTATAAGCAAAAGAAGTTTCCTACTAATTTCTTAGAGGTGGAGATCTATAAGAAATATTCGATACCGTTTGCCTGCATGGTCTTTGCTTTTCTCGCTGTGACGCTTGGGGTGACATCGCAAAAAGGAAGCCGCTCCTCGGCTTACGCGATCAGCATCGGAATCATTTTGCTTTACTACGTGCTGTTAATCGGCGGAGAAAGAATGGGAGATGCGGGTAGAGTGTCTCCCTGGCTTGCCGCATGGGGAGCCAACATCGTGCTGGGAAGTCTTGGCCTTGTTTTGTTCTTGAAGGCGAATAGTGTGGCGTTGCGGAAGTTCTCTCAGTCGTTTCATTTTTTCACTTTGCGCAGGATACAGCGTCCGGTTTTGCACAATCCGGGAAGACGCAGAGTTCGCGTTGTGATACGGATTCCACGCTACTCTTTAAGCCTTTTCAACTTGCTGGATAAGTACATAGTCCGTGAATTTTTAAAGAATTTTTTGTTGATCCTGATTGCGCTCGTTCTAATTGCTGAACTCATCGAAGCCACACAGCTTGTGGATGATCTTTTCCGGCACAACTCTCCGGTATCGCTGCTCTTTCAGTACTTGAAATTCAACATACCGCAGTGGATTTTTTATGTGGTTCCAGTGACGGCATTGACCACGACTCTGGTAACGTTCGGACTTTTCACAAAGAACAGTGAAGTGATCGCGATGAAATCCAGCGGGATCAGTCTGTACCGCATCGCCCTGCCGGTCGTCATTGTTGCCATGTTTCTGAGCGTTTTTGCTTACTGGCTGCAGGACTTCATTCTTCCCTTAACAAATAAGATTGCGCATAACTACAAAGATGCCTTAAAGGGAAATCCCCGGCAAAGTTTTACTACGACTGAACGTCATTGGATCGCAGGAGCGGATGGCTTCTATAACTATGATTTGTTTGACATCCAGAAAGGCAGGATGTTTGGATTTTCGATTTATCAGATGGATCTGGAAGAATTTTCCATAGTAAGGAGAATCTACGCCCGCGAAGCGTTTTATAAGGATGAGCAGTGGCACTTGCAAAATGGATGGCAAAGGACTTTTAAAGGAACAAAGGTTCAGTACGGTACCTTTAAAAAGCTTCAGATCAGCTTGCCAGTCAGTCCGGAATTTTTCACAACCGAGCAGCAACTTCCCTCGGAAATGAATTTTGCTGAGTTGAAGAATTACATTTCGAAAATGAAGGTGCGTGGATATGACTTCGTTCGCTTTGCGGTTGATCTCCAGGCAAAATTGTCTTTTCCCACCGTTTCATTGATTTTGACTCTGATTGCGGTTCCCTTTTCCTTTACCACAGGAAAACGCGGGGCGCTGTTTGGAATCGGTTTGAGTATTGTGATGGGAATCGTATTCTGGTTTTTTCTGGCTCTGACCAAGTCACTGGGCTATCTGGAAATCTTGAATCCGTTTCTCGCTGCCTGGGCTCCCAACATTCTGGCAACCATGCTCGCCCTCTATCTACTCTTCAAACTCCGGACGTAG
- a CDS encoding glycoside hydrolase family 57 protein — protein sequence MAIQLAFIWHMHQPYYKNNADHSYLLPWVRLHGLKDYYGMVRILREFPELKQNFNLVPSLMIQLDDYVHGRAREAMLELSLKPVSELEEPDKGYLLRYFFYANKENLIARFPRYWELLEKRGFEGSIDDMEHARATYTSQDYLDLQILQKLAWMDEEYLVSDPEVTRLVEKERFFDENDKTILHQKELELLRSILPEYKEARKRGQVELSTTPFYHPILPLLVNTRIAKESQPSALLPMLEFARPEDARMQIQRAMAYHEKVFGERPVGCWPSEGSVSEHILPLLTEAGIQWIASDEEILLHSIEKKPVHEKARWCASNLYSSYEKLSIGKPIHIVFRDHVLSDLIGFHYSRVSPADAAEDFLKRLYDIDQRCLAERAQDGPPLVSIILDGENAWEYYPKNGRDFLRALYSRITKEPWIQSTTIGEYVQSYGGRSLAKLFPGSWINHNFAIWIGHPEDNKGWDFLKEARDLIDYARVNEPQKADLIEKAYEEILIAEGSDWFWWFGEDHSSENDAEFDRLFRQHISNVYHFLGKPVPEALLLPIKAPRAPSLVYRVPRRFVSPKLDGEVTNYFEWLTAGHYYVADQFGTMHRAGTIIGQILFGFDTENAYFRMDFHQHSPV from the coding sequence ATGGCCATTCAGCTTGCCTTCATCTGGCATATGCATCAGCCGTACTACAAGAATAATGCTGATCACTCCTATTTGCTCCCCTGGGTAAGACTTCACGGTTTAAAAGATTATTACGGCATGGTGCGAATTCTGCGGGAATTTCCAGAGTTGAAACAGAACTTCAATCTGGTTCCTTCGCTGATGATTCAGCTCGACGATTATGTTCACGGAAGAGCTCGGGAGGCGATGTTGGAACTGTCGTTGAAGCCGGTCTCAGAGCTGGAAGAGCCGGATAAAGGTTACCTGCTCCGCTATTTCTTTTATGCAAATAAGGAGAATTTGATCGCGCGATTTCCAAGATACTGGGAGTTGCTGGAAAAGAGAGGTTTCGAGGGCTCGATCGATGATATGGAACATGCGCGCGCTACTTATACATCGCAGGATTACCTCGATCTGCAGATTTTGCAGAAGCTTGCGTGGATGGACGAAGAATATCTTGTTTCCGATCCTGAGGTTACCCGGCTTGTGGAAAAGGAACGATTCTTCGATGAAAACGATAAGACGATTCTTCACCAGAAGGAATTAGAATTGTTGCGCAGCATTCTTCCTGAATACAAGGAGGCAAGGAAAAGGGGACAGGTAGAGCTTTCAACGACTCCGTTCTATCATCCGATTCTTCCGCTGCTGGTAAATACGAGAATTGCAAAGGAATCTCAGCCGTCTGCGCTGCTTCCGATGCTGGAGTTTGCAAGACCGGAAGACGCGCGAATGCAAATTCAGCGCGCGATGGCTTATCACGAAAAAGTGTTTGGAGAGCGGCCGGTGGGATGCTGGCCCTCAGAAGGATCGGTTAGCGAACACATTCTTCCTTTGCTCACGGAAGCCGGCATTCAGTGGATCGCTTCGGATGAAGAGATCCTTTTGCATTCCATCGAAAAGAAACCTGTTCACGAAAAGGCCCGGTGGTGCGCTTCAAACTTGTATTCTTCTTATGAAAAGCTTTCCATCGGAAAACCCATTCATATTGTATTTCGCGATCATGTTCTTTCGGATCTGATCGGTTTTCATTATTCGCGCGTCTCACCTGCCGATGCAGCGGAGGACTTTCTGAAACGCCTGTACGATATCGATCAGCGTTGCTTGGCGGAAAGAGCGCAGGATGGACCGCCACTTGTTTCGATCATACTCGATGGAGAAAACGCCTGGGAGTATTACCCGAAGAACGGCCGGGATTTTCTGCGAGCGCTTTATTCACGAATCACAAAGGAACCGTGGATTCAAAGCACAACCATCGGCGAATATGTTCAATCTTATGGAGGCCGTTCTCTCGCAAAACTTTTTCCCGGATCCTGGATCAATCATAATTTTGCGATCTGGATCGGGCATCCGGAAGACAATAAGGGCTGGGATTTTTTAAAGGAAGCAAGAGATCTTATTGATTATGCGCGCGTCAATGAACCGCAAAAAGCAGATTTGATCGAGAAGGCTTACGAAGAAATTCTGATTGCAGAAGGGAGCGATTGGTTCTGGTGGTTTGGAGAAGATCATTCTTCCGAAAACGACGCGGAGTTTGATCGTCTCTTCCGGCAGCACATCAGCAACGTTTATCATTTTTTAGGGAAACCGGTTCCGGAAGCTTTGTTGCTGCCGATTAAAGCGCCGCGCGCGCCCTCACTCGTTTATCGTGTTCCGCGAAGATTCGTCAGTCCTAAGCTGGACGGGGAAGTCACGAATTATTTTGAATGGCTCACCGCCGGCCACTATTATGTCGCAGATCAATTTGGTACCATGCACCGCGCCGGCACAATCATAGGACAAATACTATTCGGTTTCGATACTGAGAACGCGTACTTCAGAATGGATTTTCATCAGCATAGTCCGGTG